In Tursiops truncatus isolate mTurTru1 chromosome 19, mTurTru1.mat.Y, whole genome shotgun sequence, a genomic segment contains:
- the LOC117309160 gene encoding cytoplasmic tRNA 2-thiolation protein 1, with protein MPAPRCASCHKARAALRRPRSGQALCTTCFCAAFEAEVLHTVVAGRLLPPGAVVAVGASGGKDSTVLAHVLRELAPRLGISLHLVAVDEGIGGYRDAALAAVRRQAARWELPLTVVAYAELFGGWTMDAVARSTAGSGRSRSCCTFCGVLRRRALEEGARRVGATHVVTGHNADDMAETVLMNFLRGDAGRLARGGGLGSPGEGGALPRCRPLQLASQKEVVLYAHFRRLDYFSEECVYAPEAFRGHARDLLKLLEAARPSAVLDLVHSAERLALAPAARPPPPGACSRCGALASRALCQACALLEGLNRGRPRLAIGKGRRGLDEEGSPREPQPSGPPTSEPIPGF; from the exons ATGCCCGCCCCGCGGTGCGCCTCCTGCCACAAGGCGCGAGCCGCCCTCCGCCGTCCGCGCTCGGGCCAGGCGCTGTGCACCACCTGCTTCTGCGCCGCCTTCGAGGCCGAGGTGCTGCACACGGTGGTCGCGGGCCGCCTGCTGCCGCCCGGCGCCGTGGTGGCCGTGGGCGCCTCGGGCGGCAAGGACTCCACTGTGCTGGCGCACGTGCTGCGCGAGCTGGCCCCGCGCCTGGGCATCTCGCTGCACCTCGTGGCCGTGGACGAGGGCATCGGCGGCTACCGGGACGCGGCGCTGGCGGCCGTGCGGCGGCAAGCAGCACGCTGGGAGCTCCCGCTCACCGTCGTGGCCTACGCAGAGCTCTTCGGGGGCTGGACGATGGACGCCGTGGCCCGCAGCACGGCCGGCTCCGGCCGCAGCCGCTCCTGTTGCACCTTCTGCGGGGTGCTGCGACGCCGGGCGCTAGAGGAAGGGGCGCGCCGCGTGGGAGCCACGCACGTCGTGACGG GACACAACGCCGACGACATGGCGGAGACGGTGCTCATGAACTTCCTGCGGGGCGACGCGGGCCGGCTGGCGCGCGGCGGGGGCCTGGGCTCTCCGGGCGAGGGGGGCGCCCTGCCGCGCTGCCGCCCGCTGCAGCTGGCCTCGCAGAAGGAGGTGGTGCTGTACGCGCACTTCCGCCGCCTGGACTACTTCTCCGAGGAGTGCGTGTACGCGCCCGAGGCCTTCCGCGGCCACGCGCGCGACCTGCTCAAGCTGCTGGAGGCGGCGCGGCCGTCGGCGGTGCTGGACCTCGTGCACTCGGCCGAGCGCCTGGCGCTGGCCCCGGCcgcgcggcccccgccccccggcgCCTGCTCCCGCTGCGGGGCGCTGGCCAGCCGCGCGCTCTGCCAGGCCTGCGCCCTCCTGGAAGGCCTGAACCGCGGCCGGCCCCGCCTGGCCATCGGCAAGGGCCGCCGGGGGCTGGACGAGGAGGGGTCGCCGCGGGAGCCACAGCCGTCCGGACCCCCGACTTCGGAGCCCATCCCCGGCTTCTAG